The DNA window CGTGTGGAATATAATCGAATCTCTCACTTTTGCTCTTTGCAGTGTTAATCTTCTGTTAGGACAAACGATGAGTAATTTTGATATGTTCATTAACACCCTCTGCACCAGACTAATTTCTCATTATGGGAAATCATCCGGAAATACTTAACTTTTACACTTTCAATATTCAAAGAAGTCTATTGTATCATCCAACCCTAAAATTCCTAGTGGTTTAGGAGATATCTTCATTTTGCCACATACTATCAAAATCGGACAGTTTCTGGCAACATTTTCGAActaatttttgtaaatagtaTCTATAATCTTTAATTCATCATAAATATTGAGAACACATGGACACCAAATcgttaattttaaaattactgTATTTCATAGATTTTACCTCTAGACCCGAATAATTCGAATAAAACATACTAAAATAGGGCAGTTTACGATGGTATTGGTCaaacaatttatacatatacAGTAGTAAATAAACTCCTAAATTCTCCACAAAATTAGGGAACATTTAGACTCAtcaatgatattttcaaaatgaTTTCAGTCTTAAGTTTTAGCCGTTCTAAATAGGCTTAACAATTTGTAACAGGGAGCAAAAAAACAGAGATTCTTCATTGCTTAATGTCAAGCTTAGtttcataaatttatttatcttttaacATGATTTATTACTCTTCAACACTCCAAACAAACTTCCTAGatcaattttaatattataacatGGCAAACTAAGCTAAGTTGCTATAACCTTTGATTTAATCGCCAAAATGTGTTCAACAATATTCCTACGTTACATATACGTCGGTAACTCAACGAATAAACAATATACGAATCCAAACTCAAAAAGTCAGAAAATTTCAGCCCTTAAAACTCAATACTTACTCATATTCCAAGACAACATTTGGAGTTAAAAAAAATGTCCAACACCATAgaaaatttcgtgccctacaaattaattaaaagaatataatttattttatgtgaATTCACCAAAAGCTCTAATTGGTGATTTTATATACTGCTCCTTCTGTAGTCGGAAAAGTAATTCTGTCTAAATCCATTTTTTAGGATGTTACACATTTAATCTATTGTAACATACCTACCTGCTAGACCGAAGTAGAACCCCAACTGCATTTTAGTTATATCTATAATGcatttactactagtatttagaGTACTAACTTTGAATCGTTTAATTTGATTGGATAGATATAACTTGGTATTTAATCTCGGTCACGATACAACTTAATCTTAACTATCAACTTAAACCCCCAACTTTTATTACACACGTAATAAATAGAAAGAACCATATTTGTACATACATGTTAGAATTGGGCTTCTAAgtaacaaaaaaattgagaaatgagattaGGTCTAACAAATATACATAGATCTAATATTGAGATATATTTGAAGCCACAATCATATTAGGCCATTTTTGTGGGATGCTTTTGATTTAGATATTAGAAAATTTGAAATGAGTTAAATTTGCTTttgttctttctttttatttggtAGTATAGTACcctattaataatatataattgagTTATTTATCCTAAGGAGCCGTTTGGTTCTGTAGATGGGTATTGCCCATGTTGGGGCTTCTAGATAGGCATATGCTCTTATTAGAACACACGGTATTGATGTTTGGTTGTATTCTCGACTTTGTGGCCCATCTCAGACAATTGTTAGGTAGACTTGTTTAATGGAGGTAGTTAAATGGTGATACCAATTCTACCCGTAGGTTCCCTGTTTATTTCCGAATTGCAAGGTTTACTTTTTTCACTCGTTCGAGTTGAGTTGTCTTCTTCACAACAACGTGGACTGCACCACGCAATCACGAGTCATTAGCTATGTGTTTGTGCTTGAGGCGAATCTGTGTGTCTTAATATTCCCTTAAATGGCTTGTGTTGTTGGTCAAATTTTATAGATTTCGCCAAAATCAGTGACAGTAAAATGCGTTTGATGGTTTGTGGCGGTTGTTTTTTGATTTGTTGGGACAGAGGATATGAAATGCGCATGAGATTTATCTTGGATGTTTCTAATGTTGTTGTAATTCTTGCTTGATGTTAATTTTTGTAAGTACTTAGTCTTGCAACCACTTGGGTATTGTAGGTCTCATTTTGTTTTGTTGCTAATATGTATGGCACGCCACGGTTTCATGTTGATGGTGTGTCCCtatttcatgttgatgatgtgATAATAAACACAGTAACCAAACATCAGGTTAGTGTATGATACGAAACTGAATCTAGAGTTAACACGCTAACAATGACTCCTAAAGAGTAAAGGAACAATAGTTTCAAATTGCCAAATGCTCTATGGTTGTTAGTTGTTACCACACATTCTTAATGAAAATCAATAAGGTGTTGTAATTGCATTTGAATTTTTCATTTGGTAAAATGATGTTCTTTGATAGCTATTTATCAAATTTCTTTAATGGTTAGTGAATTCACCAGtaacttttaaattttcatttggtGAATggcaaaatttaatttatttgatagTAACCTATTAAGTagatttcaaaataaaagatcATAATAAAAGATCATACTACCTTTATATCATCCAAGgggtgtgatccgttgctaacttgctaactgatcgatgtagtgtattaaaaatgtcaacacgatgataatgaaatgtcaacataaacctaagttgatattttaatacattgtgttgacatttaaatattaatgtcgACACAGTttataaaaatgtcaacacaaatatgtgttgacattttaatgtgattgtattgacatttttaatacactatgttgatgaGTTAGtaagttagcaacttaaaaaaagttagcaacggatcacacctCTATCATCCAAACGGGCTTTTAATTAACGGAATACGAAAGATGTTATACAATATATATTTACCATAAATTACACTATTACAGTTTTCACATTATGAAATTTAACAACTGTAAATATAATCTTAAGAATGGATTTGGAATTTTAAAATGCCTCTATTTATGTAGGAAAAAAACGTGAGAAATTAGAAAAGGCTAGCCCTTTGGCCTTTCAGTGTAACCTCAAAATGCATTATAAGGTGCCTTAATGCCAAGACTCTTCATGTAGGCACTCCTATCCTATAGGTAGGTGGAGTTTTGGGAGATGAAAACACATCAACAAATtaatcattctctcttctctctaactctcaagcattctagttcgcatttaggagcattgcatagcTCGGTTCTCACCTCCACTTCAAATTCGCCGGTActtacgagtttgaggtgcttcaactcggtaggaaatagtcgtttcatctttggggacgttgcgtcaatccgtgagcactagccgaaGCGTATCTCATCTTGTGGAGAGAgagatacctcgactcgacttgaaaataataatttgCATCCATGTTTCTTTCTTTGTatttactttattaaatttaccttctagtttttggttcttttgtaatagcaagagtttgcccATCTAAAGGCTACGTTATTTCatacaatcgcaagacgagatatgccccggctagtgctcacggattgagCATACAACctacttttcttttttactttaatctttttcttctccaaattaactttgttttgatatttaagACCTCTatttcaactttattttgttttcaattCATATATAAGTTTcatgaaaattattatttttgacAAATATTTATGCAGTTTAACTACTAACTTgctctttttattttacttttgtattctttcatatttaattttcgTTAATTGTGTTTTAATAAATGCTTATTATAAAGTGAGATTTTTGTAATAgtttaaaaaaaactcaatataaattactaaattagaaaaaaactcaatataaattactaaattgaaataagaatCAAAGCTAACCTCCTAGCTCGTTATTTCATATCTGTATATCAATACTATAAAACACGGATACTTATGTGTAAATAAAAGTACTCAATAAAGTACATAAAAGATGGAGCTTCTCATTGCAAATATATACATGtattgtgttgtgtgtgtgtatatggtcgaaaatatattatatgcaagaaaatttccataaatatcacATTGTGCGTGTCCATCTAGCTGGAAGGgaagttttatactccctccgtcccgggctactcgctcatttccttttcggctcggagattaaggaatgggtgtataagaaagtaaaaaatgacggctgtaggtgaaattttttactaaaaatggaaagagtgcaagtaacttgggacgcccaaaaaggaaataagtgcaagtagtgcgggacggagggagtataattctACACGTCAAAGAATGAATGATAGGACATGCCAAATAAAATTGCCATTTTAATATATCTAGtccatgatttttttttcttgaatcaGACTAATGAAGTATTTCATTTCGATAGGACGTATAACATAATAAATTGCTATCCACTCTTATTTGCCTTGGTTATCCTCGCATTTAATAATATCCtagttatgaaaaaaaatatataatcttaacaaaacataaaaatagttcatattcaTTTATAACAatcttatttaaaaaaaattgaatataaatTTCGAGAATAAAAAATACTAGTCGTATTCTTTAAATCCGACCAAGAACACAACCGCCTTACACCCAAACTTTCTATATTTCTCCCCGACCCCAGCAGAACTAAATACTACAAATATGCCCACAGTATGCAAATCCAGCAATAAATAGTCTGAAATTTAGCGCGCGCTTATATTCGACTCTTCCgatctccttctccttctcttcGTCGCCAAGGAGCAAGAAATTATGGCCGGTACGACTTCCGCCGCCATACTGCTTATTTTGGCTTTGGTCTTCGTCGCTTCAGGCGTCGCCGACTTGGAAGCATTCTCCGGTAACTTTTTTCCCGCCGATTTCGCTCtgatttttatgtttgttttagTTTTGTGGAAATTGTGTTCGACATTGGTTTGCGAAACTGGTTTAGTTCCCAGCGGCGCGTCACTGAGTGGTAGCGTTGGGGGCGAACTTGTAGTTTGTGATAATGCGTGCAAATTAAGCTAGAAAAAATGGGTGTAGGTGATTAGGTGTATTATGGAGTTTCAATTTGTTAAATTTCATTGCGTTATTGTCTTTTTCCCTtgtttatttgtatattttctgCTATTTTTGTTTCTATTTGGGATTTCACTGTCTTTGTTGTGTGTAAGTGTCGATTTGATCTGGAGGAGATTTAGGATTGGATCACTTTTTGTTTCAGTCCAGTAAGTTCATTATTTATGTAGCCCGTCCGTTGAGTTTGGAAGATGGCAAGCGGTCTTGCTTTGGAACTGTTTGGTAAACAGGGTTTTGGATATCTTAACGGCCTTAACCTAAGTTTTGAATAAGTTCTGGATTCTGTAAAGCTATCGGGATTGCGTATAGCTCTCGAGGGGCTAGTTATGTCCATGTTTAACTTCTCCATGATGAGAATTTAATGTAGATTTTAAAGGGTTATGTATGATTTTTggttatatatacataaaaatcCATGAAATGTTATCTGATATATTCTCTTGTTGTACTTTCAGGAAGTAACGTGGAAACTCGTCAAGTAGTAAACGCCACTCCTGGAGTGCTGATCGACTCGGTTCCATCTAAAGATATTGTGCGTTGTGCTCGTGTCAATGTTTCTGGTCTATCAAGACTGAAACTTGGGAGTTATTCTAGTGCCCACAGGATCACTTTGGTCCCATCAGATAACATACACAAGAGATCCCACAAGAAAATTCAAATATGTTTACACAGGTCGGTTTAAATTGAGACAACTATTCCATAATCTCATCTTATTATCTGATGCCTACTTAACCCCACATGTAATATCTTCTGCAGAAATGCTTCACTTGGATTGTGCCAATGTGATAACTGGGATGGTATCCATAGTGGAATATGGAGCACTGCAATTtccccatatgaagatggattCATTGATGTGAAGTTTGTTGACAACTTGTTTGGTTCAGTTACCGTCAGCACCGAATTAGGTCAGGCTTACTTCTCGACTTGCATTGCTTCCACATATTGTAGGAGTACTGTTttgtcttcatcatcatcatgtgTATGGTTGTGACTGTCACATACCACTATACAGTCTATACTCATTTTCTTGATGTTTTTGTATTTCCTATGGGCAGAGTTCCATAAATGGCGGTTAATTTGTCTGGCTATTGGTTTCGTTTTATTGCTTCTTGCACCAATTGTTAGTAGCTGGGTTCCATTTTACTACAGCAGCTCAATGGCCATTGGAGTTTGTCTTGTTGTCATAGTCGTTCTCTTCCAGGTACCTTCTTCATTAGTTGGAAGTTCTATAAAAGGCATTTCATGCCTGAATTATCCTTTTTATCAGTAACCTGTCAAATTTTAGGGAAGTTTCTAAGGTTCTGGTTGTCTCTTATTTGTGCATTCTTGTGCAGGGAAGGAAATTGTTGCCAATTGGTAAAAATGTTCTCTTTAAGACCATTTGTGGTTTGGCAGTAAGTATTCCTGATTGCTATTTgctctcattttctttttggcATAAACATTTATCTGCATCTGATACTAAGGAAATGTATTTCAGCTTGGAGCAGGGACCTTTTTGCTGAACAGATTGTCTATATTTGTCAATGCCTTTCTTCTCAACATTGGCATCAATCAAGAGATGCACAACGCTGTAAGTTTATCTATCTAGATCATGCCATGCTACATCTTTTGGGTATCGACACAGGAGAAATTTCAATGAAAATACTGAACCCGCTATTTTAGGTTATCCAGATTATATGTTTCAGGTATTTGACAGGAAATTTTCTGTCTACAGGTGCTTGTATTTTTGCTAGTTGGAGTTGTACTGGCCGGAGCTGCATTTGGCTATTGGCTTGTTGGGAAATTTGTTGTTGCTGATGATGGAAGTGTGCATGTTGGCGTAGCGCAATTTGTGAAATGGGCTTTACGTGTAGTAGCTGTGACTTTCATTTTCCAGGTTATTTTATATTATCCTAAAAATTTTGATCAATGCATCTGCTAGTTACAGTATTGAGTAGTTGCTCCTTTTTTTACATCAGAGCATATGACATAAGTAACTATCATTTGATAACTTTTAATCTTAACAATAATATAATATCAACTACTATAATTTTATAACCAACTCATCATCTTTTCACTACTTTCTAT is part of the Salvia splendens isolate huo1 chromosome 6, SspV2, whole genome shotgun sequence genome and encodes:
- the LOC121807194 gene encoding uncharacterized protein LOC121807194 — protein: MAGTTSAAILLILALVFVASGVADLEAFSGSNVETRQVVNATPGVLIDSVPSKDIVRCARVNVSGLSRLKLGSYSSAHRITLVPSDNIHKRSHKKIQICLHRNASLGLCQCDNWDGIHSGIWSTAISPYEDGFIDVKFVDNLFGSVTVSTELEFHKWRLICLAIGFVLLLLAPIVSSWVPFYYSSSMAIGVCLVVIVVLFQGRKLLPIGKNVLFKTICGLALGAGTFLLNRLSIFVNAFLLNIGINQEMHNAVLVFLLVGVVLAGAAFGYWLVGKFVVADDGSVHVGVAQFVKWALRVVAVTFIFQSSLDIPMAMGLLMSLLGCYFCFTYFNWHGFSDSTFLPDWSPPRRRGVRVRQTKRAEFLRRSRTTTPRGSLWKSYKGSPTYTSSPPVKDVATPSSSVDYYSTFHKTPNKKKYSQEEWKDFTEQTTRQAVAELASSPEFTDWAVKNVDRIHLRSTESSSDESVGSGSDSTEDYIATSSSVRGGLSWRRPW